Part of the Nocardia farcinica genome, GATACCGGCGAGGATCAGCGGCGAGGCGATCGCACACGTCGAGCCGAGGGCGGTCACCGCCACGAAGGCGGCGACCCGCGAGCGCGCCGCCCCGAGCCCGGCCAGCACGACCCCGCGTTGCACCGGTGACATCAGCGCGCCCGCACCGCGCATCCAGCTCTCCCCTCCCCGAAGGTCGCCGTCCCGGGCACCGCTCGACGGCGGGTCGGACAGCTGCCGACCGAGGCAGGTCTACCACGGCCCACCGACACCCGGCGGCCCCGCCGGGGTCAGCTCTCGCCCACCCGCCCGCGCCCGGTGCTCACCCACGCGATCACCGCCATCGCCGTCAGGACGGCCGCGCCGACCCCGGTCGCGACGTGCATGCCGGTGACGAACGATTCACGGGCGGCGTGGATCACCGCGTCGTTGCCCGCGGCGTGCTGCACCGTCTCCCCGAGGGTGTCGCCGAAGTCGCCGCCGGAGCGGAAGACCAGGGCGGCCAGGGAACCGAGAAGGGCCAGGCCCAGGGCGTTGCCGAGCTCGAAGCTGGTCTCGGAGATGCCGACGGCCGACCCGGCCCGTTCCGGCGGCACCGAGGAGACGGCGACATCGGAGACGAGCGTGAAGGCCAGGCCGTAGCCGACGCCCGCGATGGTGGAGCCCGCCACGTACCAGCCGACGCCGCCGTCCACGCCGACCCCGAGCACCATGAGATTGCCCACCGCGGCGGCCAGCAGGGCGATGACGAACGTGGCGCGCACGCCGAGCACGTGGCCCACCCGCGCACCGCCCATGGAGAAGACGAAGACCGCGATCGCCATCGGGATGCCGAGCAGTGCCGCCGCCAGCGGGTCGCGCCCGGTGACCGACTGCAGGTACACGCTGGTCAGGTAGCTCAGCGCGGCCAGCGACATCATGCCGGCCAGGCTGGAGCCGATCGCCACGCGGAACTGCGGGCGACGGAACAGGTCCAGATCGAGAAGCGGCTCGTCGAGCACGCGCTGGCGGCGGGCGAACAGCACCAGCACGACGGCGCCGAGCAGGCCGATCAGCACCGCCTCGAGATCCACCCCTTCGGCGGCGGCGTGCTTGACCGCGTAGACCACCGGCAGGATGCCGCCGATGGACAGCGCGACGCTGGGCAGGTCGAGCGGGCCCAGTTCCCGGGAGCGGTGCTCGGGCAGCACCAGCGGGCCGAGCGCGAGCAACACCAGCAGCACCGGGGCGTTGATGAGGAACACCGAACCCCACCAGAAATGGTGCAGCAGCAGCCCGCCGATGATCGGGCCGACCGCCGACCCGCCCGCGAAGAAGGCCGTCCACACGCCGATGGCGGCGGCACGCTCGCGCGCGTCGGCGAACAGGGTGGAGATCAGCGCCAGGCTCGACGGCAGCAACGTCGCACCGCCGATGCCCATCAGGGCGCGAGCGGCGATCAGCACGGCGGCGCTGGGCGCGAAGGCGGCCAGCACCGAACCGACACCGAAAACCGCGGCGCCCGCCAGCAGGATGTTGCGGCGGCCGATCCGGTCGCCGAGATTGCCCATCGTGATGAGCAGGCCGGCGATCAGGAAGCCGTAGATGTCGAGGATCCAGAGCTGTTGCGTGGCCGACGGATCCAGGTCGGTGGTGAGCGTCGGCAGCGCGAGGAACAGCACCGAGACGTCCATCGACACCAGCAGCACCGGCAGCAGCAGGACGGCCAACCCCAGCCAGGCCCGTCGCGAGCCGACCGTGGGCGCCGCCGCATCCGCGGGCTGCTGCGCCTGCACCTGAGTCATGGCTGCGCCCCTGTCATATCCGAATCCTCTCCCATCTCGCGTACACCGTACGCCCGGCCGGGGTACAGTGTACGCACACGGGCTCCCGAGGGGAAGTGAGTGATGGGATGACCGAGCCGAAGCTCAGCCGGGAGGCGATCGTCGACGCCGCGATCGCCCTCGCCGACGAGGACGGCCTGGACGCGCTGTCCATGCGGCGCATCGCCGACCGGATGGGGGTGGGTGCGATGTCGCTGTACCGGCACGTCGCCGGCAAGGACGAGCTGATCGCGGCCATGACCGACGAGGTCGCCGGCCGCTACCCCTATCCGTCGGCGGCCGGTCGCGGCTGGACGTGGCGCGACCGGGTCCGCATCGCCGCCGAGGTGGACTGGCAGCTCTATCAGCAGCACCCGTGGGTGCTGCTGACCTTCGCCATGCCCCGGTACAGTTTCGGCCCGCAGAGCCTGAGCTGCCTGGGCTGGCTGGTGGAGGGCTTCCGCGAGCTGGGGGTGAGCACCCGGGAGGCGATGCGGATGACGTTCACGGTATGGAACTACATCTCCGGCGCGACCCTGCCGCACATCAGCGAGGCGCTGCTGCTGCGCCAGGACGCGGGGGTCGAGGCGGGCAACGGGTTGCGCGCGCTGCTGCAGGGCGAGCCGATCGGCGAACCGCCCGCCGCACTCGCCGATCTGCTCGGCGCGGGCACGGACGACCTCACCCAGGAGCAGTTGCTCTACGCCGGCCTGGAGGCGCTGTGCGACGGCTTCGCCGCTCGGGTGGCGGCGCGCACCGGCTAGTCGACCACGGCGAAGGCGAAGCCGTCCCAGCCCTTCGCGCCCACCGTCTGGAGGACGGTGGCGTCCAGGCGCGGGTCCTGGTCGAGCAGTTCGACGAGCTCGCGGCTGGCGTGCACGGCCGAATCGGTGGACGCCTCGTCGATCAGCGCGCCGTGGCGCACGACGTTGTCGACCACGATCACGGTGCCCGGCCTGCCCAGCCGCACCGCCCAGTCGACGTAGTTCGGGTTGTTCTCCTTGTCGGCGTCGATGAACACGAGGTCGAACGGCTCGGGCCGCTCCTGCGCCAGCGCGGGCAGCGTCTCCATCGCCGCGCCGACGCGGATCTCCACCCGCCCGGCGACGCCGGCGCGCGCCAGGTTCGCGCCCGCGACCCGGGCGTGCCGCTCCTGGTACTCGAGGGTGACGACGCGCCCCTGCTCGCCGACCGCGCGGGCCAGCCACAAGGTGCTGAAGCCGCCCAGTGTCCCGATCTCGAGCACCCGCCGCACGCCCAGGGACTTGCCGAGCAGATACAGGAACTTGGCCTGGGCGGCCGAGACGTCGATGGGCGGCAGGCCCGCCGCCGCGTTGGCCTCGAGCGTCGCCGTCGACGCGGGGTCGCGCACCAGGTGCGATACCAGGTAGCCGTCCACATCCGCCCAGTCAGCTGTCGTCATATCAGCAGTCTGCCATCGCGGCCGCCGGAATCGGCTCCGCCCGCGGAGCGGGCACGGTAGCGTGCAAACCGGAACCAACGCGTCTCAGATTGACGCCTCCTCGACGAAGCGGAGTTCACCATGCCCCTCGGTCACCGTCTCGCCGCCGCGGCAGCGGGCCTGCTCGCCCTGCCCGGCGTCCTGCTCCCCGACGCCACCGCCGCACCCACGGACGGCGGCGCGGAGTATGTGGCACTGGGTGATTCGGGTGCGGCGACGACCGGGGTGCGCGACCTCGACCTCGGCGCGCCACTGCTGTGCGCCCGCTCGACCGCCGACACGCCGAAGCTCGTCGCCGCCGAACTGGGCCTGCGGCTGGACGACCGCACCTGCAGTTCGGCCAAGATCGACCACCTGTC contains:
- a CDS encoding TetR/AcrR family transcriptional regulator encodes the protein MTEPKLSREAIVDAAIALADEDGLDALSMRRIADRMGVGAMSLYRHVAGKDELIAAMTDEVAGRYPYPSAAGRGWTWRDRVRIAAEVDWQLYQQHPWVLLTFAMPRYSFGPQSLSCLGWLVEGFRELGVSTREAMRMTFTVWNYISGATLPHISEALLLRQDAGVEAGNGLRALLQGEPIGEPPAALADLLGAGTDDLTQEQLLYAGLEALCDGFAARVAARTG
- a CDS encoding MFS transporter, with amino-acid sequence MTQVQAQQPADAAAPTVGSRRAWLGLAVLLLPVLLVSMDVSVLFLALPTLTTDLDPSATQQLWILDIYGFLIAGLLITMGNLGDRIGRRNILLAGAAVFGVGSVLAAFAPSAAVLIAARALMGIGGATLLPSSLALISTLFADARERAAAIGVWTAFFAGGSAVGPIIGGLLLHHFWWGSVFLINAPVLLVLLALGPLVLPEHRSRELGPLDLPSVALSIGGILPVVYAVKHAAAEGVDLEAVLIGLLGAVVLVLFARRQRVLDEPLLDLDLFRRPQFRVAIGSSLAGMMSLAALSYLTSVYLQSVTGRDPLAAALLGIPMAIAVFVFSMGGARVGHVLGVRATFVIALLAAAVGNLMVLGVGVDGGVGWYVAGSTIAGVGYGLAFTLVSDVAVSSVPPERAGSAVGISETSFELGNALGLALLGSLAALVFRSGGDFGDTLGETVQHAAGNDAVIHAARESFVTGMHVATGVGAAVLTAMAVIAWVSTGRGRVGES
- a CDS encoding O-methyltransferase produces the protein MTTADWADVDGYLVSHLVRDPASTATLEANAAAGLPPIDVSAAQAKFLYLLGKSLGVRRVLEIGTLGGFSTLWLARAVGEQGRVVTLEYQERHARVAGANLARAGVAGRVEIRVGAAMETLPALAQERPEPFDLVFIDADKENNPNYVDWAVRLGRPGTVIVVDNVVRHGALIDEASTDSAVHASRELVELLDQDPRLDATVLQTVGAKGWDGFAFAVVD